The genomic window AGGGCTGCTAAGGAagataaacttataataataagttATAATAAGACCAAAATACAAGTCATTgcttataaagaaaaaaaaaacactaaaaaataagtcattaattaaaataactttCCCATTTGCAGCATCaatctatatataaaaatgttaatCAACATTATGAAAATAATTAGTCTAAATCTGAATTCCATTTCCTATATATATACCTACAATGCAATATTTACATAAGGTTTCCTTAGACACGTTTACgccatatatataatatttccaTAAATTCATACATCTATCACTATCTTATAtccttcattcattcatatttcttgcttataattttcattttctaaggAATTTCTTAAAGCAATGGGTACCGAACAACCAAATGGAGATTATCTATTCTTGAATTCACATGAAGCAAGTGTTGTTGATTTAGTGAGTCTTTTGTTTTCATCAAATTTATCAAATAGAAAATTCATTGATTGTCCACAAGGACTTGAAGCAAGATTATTTAGACAAAGATGGCTTCTATTTACTTCTGTTGTTGCACAAAAGATTCTTGTTGCTATAGATCCTTTTTTGAAAATGTTAGGAGACATGTTGGAGTTGTTGCTCAATAGTTTATCAAGTAATGGAGGATTTGTTAGGCTCTTCTTCAACTTTCTTAAAGGTTATCATTTGACCATTATAATTACTACTCATTTTTTCATGATCACTTTCATTAATTTGCTCTCTTTCTTtcattctttcaattttttgtttattttttttgtgtgattaTTTTTTGAGGTCATTGAATTTAGATAGTATGTAGTAGGTATAATCTCTCGCATTTAGATTAAgtacaaatttgatttttttatatttattttaaaagatcAAATTAAATAGCGAGCATTTCAATAGCCACGGATATGTCAACTGAATGAACGTTGAGATTAATATTTGCAGGCAATCCAAATTCAGATAGATTGATTTATATATCTATCGATCGTTGATtattttggtttacaatgaaaCAGATGATCAAATTCAGATCTCgtgcatactactcaaattactcactagaccaaacctaaaaAATTCCATCGATCGTTGATTTGGAATAGgaatataaataaaacattttattttaaaaataagataaGGGATGCTTCTATGGTGCAATGGCCTTATCtggttcagttttttttttttctttcaaaaaagcACATAAACCATTAAgaatatttttactattattatattttattaaaaaaaaattaaaaattgacttatatgtttaaattatatttaagatgttcattataaaattaattattgtaatttttatgtatttagtTAATATATTcgcaataaattataaaatatatatatatatatatatatattctcaataaattcaaaaagaaaaatagattaaaaaaaaacctaaaaagtGATTATTTACCAAATGTGGTGCAGGAAAAATGATAACACCGGAAAGATCATCGGCGGAGTTCTTATCGGTGATTGGCCATCTTGACACAAGAGTTGATTTAGACAAAACTATTCATCATAAGGATGCTAAGTACAAAGGATTACTATCTATCATGGCTTCTAAGTTTTCCTATGAGAATGAACAATTCATTAGCAATGCAGTTACAAATCATTGGGGTGTAAGTTCTACTTAatatttatgctttttttttattttttgggatACTTATTGGATTTtaattcacattatttttatattgtcaaTCAATTATAATCGTCACATCATTATAAATATCTGACTTTTGAAAATCATCATACATCTATTGATAATGTAAAACTTTTTACACTCGattattcaaaattaaattcatactCATATGCACTGTTATTTTTTGGTAGATATAACTAATATCTATAGTTTTATGAAAGTAAATTGctaacaacattttttttttctttttctgatttTGACATGGATTTAATTTTGATGTTAAttatgtgtttttgtttttttttttgtgtgttataTGGTTGCAGATGAAATTTTTGGGGCTATACAGCTTTTGGAACGGTAAGTAATTAAGAAATTGTCCTTTCTAATTTGTAAGATACTGTACGAATGTAAAAATTTGTTGAATCATCATCATGCACGAGAATTTTTTTCTAAGTTGACTTCTTAAAGTTGAAACAGATGAATGGAGCACAGTCAGCACACATGTATTgttcataaattaattatacTGGCATGCTTAATTATATACTATTGCATTTTGAagggaaaaaattaattatatagtaCAATAATGATAAGGTACTCGAAATagtaatagaaaaaataatgtaatgCTACTAGGAGAAAGTTTACCCCCATAAAACATTGTTTCAATTCATGGAATCTACCCTAACATTTGGTTTCCCACCTGGCCACCTAACATAATTAATTTAAGTCGATGGAAATGCTTCATAATTTGTCAaatcatcatcatatatattTCTAATTTTCCCCCCATATATTTAAGTTAAGTCAATAAAACAAGATAAGATATATCTTGTTAACTTATTGAGATGAACATGCCTAACTAACAAGTGTTTGAAATACTTacgaaaaagaaaatgtttggAATATTATTGACTGGTTGCCTATAGGCTATACTCCTACACATGTTTGACTTTTCCATTTGCACAATATCTATAAACATGCGACATATGTTTAGTATATTAAgctgaaaaacaaacaaatttcttACAATAATAGATCATTACAAATTCTCGTCCACAATTATAAGACtcttttattagaaaaaaataatatcctTAATCCCAATAATTGGCTAGAAACTTGTTTTAATGGAATTGGCAGCATGTTTGACCATCCAATCCAAATGGTAACATGCAGATTACCAGAAGCATGAGTCCACAAAAGCCATGATAGTGCAAGATACAAAATCTGAACCTAATTTGATTGTGGTTGCATTTAGAGGCACAACTCCATTTGATGCTGAGCAGTGGAAAACAGACGTGGATATCTCATGGTATGACCTACCAAACGTGGGTAAGATACATGGTGGGTTCATGAAAGCATTGGGCCTTCTTGAGAACAGTGGATGGCCCAAAGAAATGGATGAAAAAGGCCCACATCGTTATGCTTACTACACAATTAGAGAAGAGCTGAGAGCAATGTTGAGGGAAAATGAGGATGCAAAATTCATTTTGACAGGGCACAGTTTGGGAGGAGCATTGGCTATTCTGTTTGTATCAATGCTCATATTCCATGAGGAAGAAGTGTTGTTGGATAAGTTAGAAGGTGTTTATACATTTGGGCAACCAAGAGTAGGAGATGAAATGTTTGGGGAGTTCATGAAAAGTAAGTTGAAAAAGTATGATGTGAGGTATATGAGATATGTTTACAGTAATGATATGGTTCCTAGGATCCCTTATGATGATAAATCCCTCTTCTTTAAGCACTTCAGTCCTTGCCTCTATTTCAACAGCCTTTACCAAGGGCAGGTATGTGAATAATACTGAATCTGTTCTTTTATGTGTTTTGTTTATAGTTTgattgaatgatttttttgtatTGAAATATAGATTCTAGAGGAGGAGCCAAACAAGAATTATTTTTCTGTGTTCTGGGTGATACCCAAGATCTTAAATGCATTTTGGGAGGTGATTAGAGGCTTCCTTCTACCTTTAGTTGTAGGTAGAGAGTATAAACAGAATTTGTTCATGGTGGTGTTCAGGCTAGTTGGATTGGTAATTCCAGGACTACCAGCTCATTGCCCTGAAAATTACGTCAATGCTGCCCGATTGGGATCGTTAAATGAAAATCTGGAGCTTCCAAATTCTAAATATGACTAATGCCAATGCACCAGCAACTAAATCTACACATTtctgttgtattttttttccattctGACATTAAAATGTTCATTGATTGATTACTTCTAAAGATATGATTGATATAAACAGAACACATTATATCATGTACATGTGATTGATGTAAACAGAACACAAACTAAGAACAAATTGAAGCATGCGTGATTTTGAGAAGAAAAGGGTAAATTCCAGAGTGAGATTAATATATCATTCTACTATAGATACTATTAATAGATTACATTTGAACATCAAACTGTCAAGTAACCAgacttgaaattaaaaaaaaaaaaaaaaaaaaagaggcttCTTTCTAAAGTTTGGCCTACGTACgtacatatatattatttatctcTGAATCCGAACTCCAAAGGGCGAGGCTACAAGGCACTTAGATTCTACTGGCTAAAGTGTTTGTACTTCATGCATTGTAAAACCGCAATGACACCAACTTAGTGTCAACATAGTAAGCTGCTCCGTCTCTTTCTCCATCTTGCAATCATTAGCCCGTGGCAGATTTAAATCCTTCTGATTTCTGAAACCTGGTCAGGCATGTAAAAGCCTTCGATCAAAATGCATAAAAAGGAACAAGGGTGTAGCTAGTTCAAATTTCTGTGTAAGTAAAGGAATAGTAAACTTGACCCTATCAAAACTCATGCATAAGCTTTTTGTTGGATATAAAAGAAGGAAACTAGAACAGGCATCTATTTTAAAACAATACCCCCCATGTTCCCAGCACAACTTGTTGCATAAGAAACCTTTTCACTTAATAGAAAACTCAGGAACAATTGACAAAAACCACAACTCCTAAAATTCTAAATTACATAGACAGATGGTATTGGAGAGCATGTTGTTTTGACAATCTTAGAAACCACGTATTTATTAGCAAACAATTCATCTCTAAATTAGGACAAAGATTACAAAAAAATTACCCAGCTTCACTTGAACAGAAAAGAATGCTGGCGAAGCTTAAAAGGTATGACAGGTGAAACAGCCACTCAAAGTACCCATCTGGCTGGCTCTCCGAAATGACATAACCTTGTGAGAAGTTTGGGCAATTTGATGAGCCTGGTTGGCTGAAACTGAACTTCTCATATCTTGAGCCTTTTTCTGAGCAAATCTCAGTTTGTTCATAATCTTGTCCATGGAAGATGCTCGCTTCTTTTCCAACTTCATCTGAAATAAATAGCAAAAATAATGAGATCACAATCCTtctttgcttatcaaaaaacaaaatgagaTCACAATCCTTCTCTAATTATTCTCCTTAACTCTGAGTAATGCTTTTCAGGGAGAAAGGAATTCTTAATGTATGCAACTGTGAAATGATTTAACAAAAATATGACCCATACATCATGGTAGATTGGTTtatgatgaaatgaaaagatTTTCTTTAAGACATTTATAATCCTATAATGTCCACAGTATCCTTCACAGTGACATTAGTCCATAATTAGTCTGATTTAAGATAATGGATGAGAGATCACTGGACAGAAATACATAGTTAACGAAAATTGAACTTAGGGACAGAGGGAACTAATTTAGCACCctgaaataaagaaaacaagGGAGAATTCCTAAATGAAACTTATAATATTAAGCTAGTAAATAATTTGTACATCAAAATCACTTCAAGTGgttatttttctatttaatataataaacataaacatatttgGGAGTAATTTCTTATGTTATTGCCATTCTCTTATGAAAGAAAACACTAAGAATTAACCTCTAGTTTCCGTATTGCAGCCTCAGCTTTTGCCTTTTGCAAGTTCTCCCATGCAGTGATTTTGGCTTCCTCCCTTTTAGCCCTGGACAAGTAAACATTAAtggcattttaaaaaaaatgtcaagttTACGAAAATATTTCTTAGTAAATTATGAGTTTTCTCAGCAGGAATAAAATTGTCAGATTAAATACTTCAGGAATTATGAGTTTGAATTGGATAGGATGGCCAATCCATGGCACATTTAAAGGTAAAAAGAGAGATTACTGACAACTGCACACTTAGCATTTAATTTAAATCATATCATTGGCAATAACTTAGCAATTTTAGTGAATTCATCACAATAAATTCTACAAACTCCGATTTGTGTGGTACCATCATAAACTACAATTTCAATCATATCAACTGCACACTGGTAGCTCATGGCATATGGATAAGAGCATAGGGAGGGGGGAGTCAAATTCAAAGGGAAAACTTATTAGCAaatctttaatttatataaCATATTTGCAGTTTAAAGTTGTTCTGAATCATTCTCCTTTATTTACCAGATAAGTAAATTGAACTAAAATGATGTAATGCAAAATTATACATACTTTGAAACAGTCTTTGAGCTTTCAGAAATTTCCCAAGATGAAGATTCAGTgcttgtttctttctttttccagCTGTCAACATTTTCTGAACCTCTACCAGTGAATAGGGCTCTGTGTTTCTTTGACCACCTTGTCATGGTTACACGTTCATCTACCTGCACATCCCTGATATCCATTTTAGAGAAAGAGGCACTCTGCAGCTCTGTGATAGGCAGGGCAGGTGGAGTGGAAGCAGAGAAAGAAGTTCTCATATTGGGAGAGGAGCATGAGCTGCCCTCTGGGCTCATCTGGGTTGCCATATCTCTTCTTGAAACAGCAGGAGATACATTGGTGCCCGCATCCTTAAAAGCATCAAACTTCTCCTCTGTAAATTGGAACAAACgtgaaaaggaaaataaaaaaagttatataaggTGCACAAAAGAATAGTTTCAAAATCACACAATACTAACATGACATGTCATTTAAACTAATGAAAACATCATTAAGCCCAATATTTTCATGATCCGGAAATGCTATAGTCAAGAAATGATGCAGTCGGCAAATCAGAATGCTTACCATAGATCCAATAGCCCACATTCTGACTTCATTAAATCAGATTAAAACACGAGCATAAAATGTGAGCTGTCCGATTTTTATCTCACCATTCTGATTTATTAAATGCAGTAATGATGTCATTTTTTCGATCACAACatattcaaatttcatattctAAACCATCAATGTATCATCATTTGTAATTTCGTAATGTCTTAGGAAACCAATTGTTCCATCCAGATCACATTGCAACAACAGTTAAAACAGAATGACAGTATGAGTTCAGAAAAGATAGACGATGAACTCATGTAACTGAAACATTTGATTTCGAAAGCATAACTTAACTAACGAATTACATCAAAATCACACCTCAAAACTATATAAGGTAAATTTCAATCAAGGAATATAATAAGTATAGCAAAATAACCTCGGGTGGGAATTGACGATTGACCCTGCGTCTGAGAACAGCCATGTACACTAACTGAGCGAGCCATGCAAGGATCCGTTCGTGTGGGAAGTGCTCCACCACCATTACCACCAGAACTATTTGCAAACCCATCAGCTGAAGCATTAACAGCAGCAGAAAAAGGTGAAGCTGTCATAAAATTCCCTCCATCAAAAAAGTGACCTGCAGGCGAATACAGCGAATAATATGCAACACCAGGCGGACCGAGTGGACCACTCTTCGACTTAGGCCTTCTCAATGGCTGTGGAACTGAGGCCCTCCCAGCTCCATCACCCGAAACAGGACTCAAAATCCATCTCTCAGCATCTTCCCACTTAGACGGCAACGTTCTCCCATTGGTTAAACACAATGCACCTGTACCATTACCAACTTGCTTGCGAGCCCCACTCGTATGCGAAGGAACTCTCTCAGAACTCCAACCCTTTTGCATTGCAACACCACCCTGACAATGACGATAATTCGGAGTACCAGGACTCGGAAAAGTACCAGTACCAGTACCAGAGCCAGATCTCCGAGACGCAACCGTACTCTTCTTCATAGCTCCAACTCCCAAACGAGGCGAAACAGAAACAGTTCCAATTGCATTAGCATTGTTCAGATCTAACGAAGCAGGTCTTCTCCGATCTTGCTTCTTGAATAAAGCTTCACATCTCGATCTCCGATCTTGACATTCTTCAATCCAAGCACAAAtaaacaaactcaaaatttCTAAACTCgcaattgaaattgaaatagtaACTAAATTAAACTAAACTACCTTTAAGAGCTAGAGAGAAAGAGTTTCTTGCAGAATCAAATTCCACAAGTTGATTTCCGTCTTCTTCAGTGTCAACGTCACTGTCTTCCTTTTGAACTGTGATTTGGATAGTGAAATGCAAGTAAATAATAGTATatcactttttctttgttttattatatACTTTTTCAACGAGATtcaaattaaaaagttaaagtGCATGTGAATGTGAATGTTAGTGTAACGCACCTTTTGTTTTTTCTCCTTTTCCAGAGAAAATAGTTTCGCGAATCTTCTTTTTCTGTACTGAATCTGCATGTTGCTGTTTGTTTTGATTCGGATCCGGATCCGGATCTGGACCGCTCCAGCTTTCACTCGGAGCAAAATCACCACCGTGACCTGCCAAATGCTGCAAATAGAAATCACCAGATTCTGTTATCATTTTCTACTTTTCTTCGTCTTAGAACTTAGAAACTCGAATTTGAACTTCGATTGAATGCAATGCAGTGAGTTCTACTACTAACCAGTGAGATTTCGGAGTTTAAAGAGTCGCGGTCATGAGCATCGGAAGCGAAGGAACAGCGATCGACGCTAGCGGAAGCAGAAGAGAAGAGACTCAAGTTAGATTCGAGAGTAAAGATGACAGAGTCAGGACTTGTATCGCCGGCGGAGGCAGCGGCAGCGGCGGCGTTACGTCTTGTTGGAGCGGTGTTACGCCTCCATGAGCGTCGTTGTTCGTGAAACCCTAAATCCCGCATTGTTAACAAACATCGATTTGCATTATTGACATTTGCATTTGTATTTAGCAGAAGAAGAAAGAGTGTTAGAGAAGAAGTAACAAGCGCAGAGAGTAAATATGGCGGGTATTGATatttatgtaatgtaatgtaaataaatatatgtatatggtttatttatataatataattatatgacTATATTATATGGTTTTTGAGTGTAGTATTTAATTTAACGCGTCATTGTCGTTTGACTAAAATAATATGGATGTGATGAGGTAAGATATGTTAAGGTAAGGTATGCAGGTGTATTTTTGAAGGACAATGAGTGGTTGTAATGGAATAGgttctatatttgttttttttttttactaaggtTCTATATTTGTTGTAGAATATAGAGGAGTGAATGTGATGGAGTGGGTAGTGAAAGTGAGTTATGGCCTATTTGTTAGACATTGTCTATGTGTTGTTGTTTTACAGTACTATCTTTTTACATAATGTGGTGTAAGTACTAAATCATTGGTGTACAAAGGAATACAATGACATAATGTGTAGTGTAGTACTAAATCATTGGTGTATAATAATGGAAGAATGGGATGGGTGATTTATTTcatcaaatttattaaattgtaaaattatagtgattaaattgaaaatcaatattGTTCATCCATCATAAAAATTGTCACTCTTTCAACTGTCAACGATGAAAATATCAAAATCAGTTTGTTAATTCGAAGCGACATTTTCTTAGTTTCTTAGTTTATTGCATTCTAAAAATATGTACTACCTCCAGTCCTGTATacaagaaaatgttaaaaaattaacgTATTTAAACAATATTATAGTTTAGATATATCAATACTACAATGTATATAAAAAGtcaacattttcttatatataagtcAGATGGAGTATTATCCAACAATTGAACCATTtagtttaatttgttaataCGTGTCCGTAAGGCACTTGTATTTaacataatatttatttattgcgAAGGTGATTTTGATTTGTGTCATGTGAATCGGATTTTGATCATCTTTGTTAATCAAGTTCCGTTTTTGGGTGTTTTATTGTGAAATAACCATAAGGTCCATTTTGCCTTGATCGGGTACCTCTATAAGAAGGTGAATTACATGGGGTATCAttgtcttttaatttttaatttgaaaactAAATAGTAGTgtgataatgatgattatacGAGGCATGCAGTTTAATGTTAAGGATTCATTGGTCCTACTCAATCGCCATCCACTATAACAAAACAACCATTCTTTCCAACTTGGCGTTAAAGTACATGGATTACATCTTAGGTTATCATGTTAATGTAATATTTTATGCATATTAGAGAGTGGGGGACCAAATGATCACTAGAATCcttctttaaaaatatttactcCAATTGCTTGCCTCATCATAACTTGAGTGGTGGTGTAGTTTTTtctacaatataatttttgtttggcAAGATCAAATTATAAGATGATGGCGTCCGACCTAATAATTTTGGTATTTCTGCCAATTGAACTATGATTTGTTTACAtgtttagtaattttttttccacaagtttatagtttatttttactagtttataattttttatttttaaaacagaGCTTATGGTTCGTTTTAATAAACTAATTTGATTAGCTTATAACTtgtcatttttttcaatttgacaTCTATcgttttacttaaaaaaattaaatattaattaaacatacattttttttcatgtcatttcatgtttataagttagttcaatTGTTGTCCActtgtccccatgagcttagctcagttggtaggaacatcgcacaatatgtgcaggagcccgggttcgaacccgggacacgCCACATATATTCACTTTTAAGCtagattttctagccactaggctacttgacacaAAGAAAAAAGTTAGTTCAATTATTCAAACATtacaaacatatatttttttcatgtcatttcattttatcaaacattaaaaattcaatcaactaaCTTAGCTATTATAAGTCATAAGTTAacttatctataacaatatataaaggggataagggagtttgggctggatttttttaggtccattttgcccttaacttcctttatggttttttaattattccataattgcccttaacttcctctctttttttttatggttttttcatctatatctattctatactataatatataaaaagaatacatgagttttggggtagaattttcataataccaacattacccttgcttttttttagtagcaacaaaaatcttttattaacaaactcaccataacataagacatatcttttttttttgagtacataagttagacacaggcaggcgcggaacgcgcgcCTGGCCCACTAGTAAATTATAAATTCATTCGCTATAAACTAATctgctattttttaccaaagtCATAAGGTAACATGTTTTAAACTCATGAGCATGCATCATCTTGTGCAAGCAAACCTTGGTGACTGTCACACTGATTGGTCAAAAGTGGGTTGTAACATTTTTATACCAGACACAATTTGTAACTTCTCATAAAAGTCATGGttgaattcaaattcaaatgtcCTTTATTAATaatgatgtatgtgtaaaaattcATCAAGCATCGATCTAGTGCCTTATCATGATAAATTTCATCCTATATTCTTTTAAAATCTAAGAAAAATGATCATTTAGTACATCATGAGTTCACAAGAAATAAATGAAGACATAAAAGttgtataaaataaattaaagcactcaatgatttatttttaatttttttttaaaaaaaagatggCTCAATGATAGCTGAAAATGACAAAATGTGATcatcataaaatataataatgtcGGTAGTTTGAATATGTGGTGGACTGGTGGGATGGATGGGGCACAATTTTCATGTTccctaaaattttattttgtatgaaATGCAGATAAAAGGAAAGGCAAAAAAGAgctaaaagaaattatttttattttttttgacacaaaaagaaattattatttttttttttataatttgtccaaaaaataataattggagTTGCTATCTCTAGAAAATAACGGTGAATAATTCCCAAGCCATATCTTTGGGTCCCGACAAAATTTCAACACTTTGGATACGTTTCTCCTaagttttgtttatttatttttgataaataatgtttCCTATTTATATGCAGGAAGCTCGTGCATGTGATGTCTGATTCTGACATTTTATATGGCAAATTATTAATGCATCTTGTCATATTAATAGTCTCATCTCATTTGAAGGAAATATATATAGCAAAGGTGGAATTAAAGCATCCATTAGGTGATCTTTGAAGAgcatatatagaaaaaatgttAATCAGCTTAAGTCTTAATCCAAtagtttaatttataattatctTCTTAATAAAGAAATTGAGTTAAATCACACCCCGATTTATGTGAAGTGTGAACTCATCCATTTTGATTACATGGAAAGGGACAAGGGTTAGATCTAGTCATATGCTATTCTGGCAAATCTTCGTTCACAAACTTCCTTTAATCCTGTTTGTGTTAAAATAATGGAGGATATATTATTGTGATTGAATAAGTGAAAAGggtgtttcattttattttttttaaatttttgatcAAGGATGATGATGAATATATGAAGAAAATTATTTCAGCGCAGATTATGGATTAAGGGTTGTTGAAAAATGAAAGGAGTGTTACTCTATTAAAGTTGGTAGCTAGCATAGTACTCTCATTAATTTTACCTTGACCTAAGCACAAAGAAAAGAACTACTATTGCATCTTTGTTGCACAACACAAATCTAGTTCTCTTTTAAAGGAAATATCTTACCATTTTCATGTACTCAATATATTGAAtgaatttagtaaaaaaaaacagtaaggAATAAATTTACTTATgtatttaatatgtttttttccaCCACCGGTATCCGGCTCATTGGACCGCTTAATCCGATTTCGATGTCAGTTCTaccatcaagtggtttcaaccccCTCCCAAGCAGTTGCAGggtcgaaccgtggtcctccttatcaaattcagcgtcaaGAGTTTTGTAGGAGGCAATCTATTTTATTATATGATCCAGCCATAACTATTGTGTTCCCTTGCCTGATAAATACAATTCATACAATCCAGAAACCACATTCTCTCTGTCTGCACACCTAGAAGTTACAATGTGGCTGCTTTACATTTGAATATATAGGATGAATACTAGTAATAGTTATTGTCACatcacattcattaaattaAAGCTGTGTTTGAATGGTTGGAACTTGGAAGGTAGTATTTAATTTGAAGGGTTAATAAatctacattttttttggtaagaaatAAATCTacattttagtttatatatttgatatttaaaataaaattgaacaaataaCATGATAAATGATCATATATAACACTTTAATCgcacttaatttaattttataaacatttt from Trifolium pratense cultivar HEN17-A07 linkage group LG1, ARS_RC_1.1, whole genome shotgun sequence includes these protein-coding regions:
- the LOC123897737 gene encoding triacylglycerol lipase OBL1 → MGTEQPNGDYLFLNSHEASVVDLVSLLFSSNLSNRKFIDCPQGLEARLFRQRWLLFTSVVAQKILVAIDPFLKMLGDMLELLLNSLSSNGGFVRLFFNFLKGKMITPERSSAEFLSVIGHLDTRVDLDKTIHHKDAKYKGLLSIMASKFSYENEQFISNAVTNHWGMKFLGLYSFWNDYQKHESTKAMIVQDTKSEPNLIVVAFRGTTPFDAEQWKTDVDISWYDLPNVGKIHGGFMKALGLLENSGWPKEMDEKGPHRYAYYTIREELRAMLRENEDAKFILTGHSLGGALAILFVSMLIFHEEEVLLDKLEGVYTFGQPRVGDEMFGEFMKSKLKKYDVRYMRYVYSNDMVPRIPYDDKSLFFKHFSPCLYFNSLYQGQILEEEPNKNYFSVFWVIPKILNAFWEVIRGFLLPLVVGREYKQNLFMVVFRLVGLVIPGLPAHCPENYVNAARLGSLNENLELPNSKYD
- the LOC123897727 gene encoding uncharacterized protein LOC123897727 translates to MRDLGFHEQRRSWRRNTAPTRRNAAAAAASAGDTSPDSVIFTLESNLSLFSSASASVDRCSFASDAHDRDSLNSEISLHLAGHGGDFAPSESWSGPDPDPDPNQNKQQHADSVQKKKIRETIFSGKGEKTKVQKEDSDVDTEEDGNQLVEFDSARNSFSLALKECQDRRSRCEALFKKQDRRRPASLDLNNANAIGTVSVSPRLGVGAMKKSTVASRRSGSGTGTGTFPSPGTPNYRHCQGGVAMQKGWSSERVPSHTSGARKQVGNGTGALCLTNGRTLPSKWEDAERWILSPVSGDGAGRASVPQPLRRPKSKSGPLGPPGVAYYSLYSPAGHFFDGGNFMTASPFSAAVNASADGFANSSGGNGGGALPTRTDPCMARSVSVHGCSQTQGQSSIPTREEKFDAFKDAGTNVSPAVSRRDMATQMSPEGSSCSSPNMRTSFSASTPPALPITELQSASFSKMDIRDVQVDERVTMTRWSKKHRALFTGRGSENVDSWKKKETSTESSSWEISESSKTVSKAKREEAKITAWENLQKAKAEAAIRKLEMKLEKKRASSMDKIMNKLRFAQKKAQDMRSSVSANQAHQIAQTSHKVMSFRRASQMGTLSGCFTCHTF